The Gemmatimonadota bacterium nucleotide sequence GCGCGCGACCGGTTGTGGCAGATGGAGCTCCTGCGCAGGGCAGCGCAGGGCCGGCTGTCCGAGATGTTCGGGGACGCCACGCTCGACTCCGACCGGTTCCTGCGCGCCCTGGGCCTGTGGCGCGCCGCGCTGGACGGGGGCGCGGCGCTCGACGCGCAGGCGCGGGGCTTGATCGACGCTTACGCCGCCGGCGTCAACGCCTGGCTGGAGACACGGGACGTGCCGCTCCCGCCCGAGTTTTCGCTGGTGCGGGTGGAGCCGGAGCCGTGGACCGCCGCCAACGTCATCGCCATCGAGAAGGTGATGGCCATGGACCTGGCGCTCTATGGTACGTCGGCGAACGTGGCGCGGGCGGTGGCCGGGCTGGGCGCCGAACGGGCCCGCTGGCTCACTCCGCCCTACCCGGCGTGGGGAGAGACGATTCTGGACGATCACGCTGGCGCCGGAACGCGATCGGGCGAGCCTGAACCAGGCCCGGCGGCGGCGGCCGCCGGGCCGCCCGCGCTGCCGGGACCCGCGTCCGGCGCCGCGCTGCCGCCGCCCATCCCGGGCCCGGCCGCCGAGGCTCTGGCGCTGGGAGCGACCGCGCACGCCTCCAACTCGTGGGTCATCGGCGGGCGGCACAGCGCGTCCGGGAAGCCCATCCTCGCCAACGACATGCACCTTGCCCTGCGCGCGCCCAGCCTCTGGTATCTGATGGCGCTGCACGTCGCCGATGGCGACATGGACGTGGCGGGCATGACGCTGCCGGGCGCCCCGTTCGTCATCGCCGGCCACAACCGCGCGGTGGCGTGGGGATACACCAACGCCATGGTGGACGACGTGGATCTCTTCGAGGAACGCGTGGATCCGGCGGACCCGGCGCGCTATCTGGTGCCGGGCGGCAGCGAGCCGTTCGAGGTCGGCGTGGAGCTGATCCACGTGAAGGGCAGGGACGCGCCGGACACCCTGCGGCTTCGACGCACGCGTCACGGCCCGGTGATCAGCGACGCGGTGGACTTCCAGACCGACCGCGTGCTCGCGCTCGCGTGGGTGGCGCACCAGCCCTCGACCACCTTCCGGGCGCTGAGGAGCATGAACCGCGCGCGCAGCGGAGCGGAGCTGGCCGCCGCGGTCTCGAGCTTCACCAACCCGCACCAGAACGTCGTCTACGCGGACACCGCGGGCGACTGGGGCTACGTGATGGGCGGCAGGGTGCCCGTTCCCGCCAACGGCCTGAAGCCGCCGCTCACGCCGGTGCCGGGCTGGACCGGCGACTGGGACTGGCGGGCGTACCTGCCGCTCGGCGAGCACCCGGCGCAGAGCCGCCCCGAGCGGGGTTGGATCGTGACCGCCAACAATCGCCAGACCGCCGGCGAAGTCGGCGATCGCATCACCGCGCGCTGGTTCGGCCCGTGGCGCGCGCGCCGGATCGCCCAGATGATCGAAGACTCCCTCGCGGTGGGCGGCGGCCTGAGCGCGGACGGCGTGCACGCCATGCAGCTGGACGTGCTGGACACGCACGCGCAGCGCTACCGGGCCCTGGCGGTCGACGCCGCCGCCGCCGCGGGGCTGGCCGCGGCCGCCGCCGCGCTGCGGAACTGGGACCTGCGGGCGCGCCGCGACTCGCACGCGGCCGCGCTCTACTACCTGTGGCTCGAGGGGGTGCAGCGCGGCCTGGCCCGCGACCTGTACGGACCGCGCCGCGCCTGGATGCCGTCGGCCGCGGTGGATCACGCGCTCGAGCTGCGGAGGGTGCCCTGGGCGGCGACCGGGGCGGCCCGGCAACGCTTCGATGGGATCTTGCGGCGGGCCGCGGAGTACGCGGATTCCGTCGTGGCCGGGCGCGCTTGGGGAGAGCTCCATTCGGTGCGCGCCGAGCACGCGCTGGGCACCGTGGGGGCGTTGGAGACGGTGCTCGACCTGAACGTGGGCGATGCGCCGCACGGCGGCTCGCGCACTACCGTGAACGTGGCCAACTACACCGGGTCGGGGAGCGACAAGGTGAGCGCCTACGGGCCCTCCCAGCGCCACGTGGTGGACATGGGCGACGTGGACGGAGCCGGCGGGTTCATCATCCCCACCGGGCAGTCCGGGAATCCGATGAGCGAACACTACGACGATCAATTCCAACGCTGGCACGCCGGTGGCCTCTGGCGCATCCCCCTGGGGCGCGCGGCCGCCGAGGCGCGCGCCGTGCAGCGGCAGCGTCTCGTGCCCGCGGAGCCGACCCCG carries:
- a CDS encoding penicillin acylase family protein, which encodes MLRRVGLAVAALAVAAVLAAAGAWWYASRSVADDSGTVSLSGLGAPVEVWRDSLGVPHVWAETERDLAFVQGWLHARDRLWQMELLRRAAQGRLSEMFGDATLDSDRFLRALGLWRAALDGGAALDAQARGLIDAYAAGVNAWLETRDVPLPPEFSLVRVEPEPWTAANVIAIEKVMAMDLALYGTSANVARAVAGLGAERARWLTPPYPAWGETILDDHAGAGTRSGEPEPGPAAAAAGPPALPGPASGAALPPPIPGPAAEALALGATAHASNSWVIGGRHSASGKPILANDMHLALRAPSLWYLMALHVADGDMDVAGMTLPGAPFVIAGHNRAVAWGYTNAMVDDVDLFEERVDPADPARYLVPGGSEPFEVGVELIHVKGRDAPDTLRLRRTRHGPVISDAVDFQTDRVLALAWVAHQPSTTFRALRSMNRARSGAELAAAVSSFTNPHQNVVYADTAGDWGYVMGGRVPVPANGLKPPLTPVPGWTGDWDWRAYLPLGEHPAQSRPERGWIVTANNRQTAGEVGDRITARWFGPWRARRIAQMIEDSLAVGGGLSADGVHAMQLDVLDTHAQRYRALAVDAAAAAGLAAAAAALRNWDLRARRDSHAAALYYLWLEGVQRGLARDLYGPRRAWMPSAAVDHALELRRVPWAATGAARQRFDGILRRAAEYADSVVAGRAWGELHSVRAEHALGTVGALETVLDLNVGDAPHGGSRTTVNVANYTGSGSDKVSAYGPSQRHVVDMGDVDGAGGFIIPTGQSGNPMSEHYDDQFQRWHAGGLWRIPLGRAAAEARAVQRQRLVPAEPTP